In Amycolatopsis coloradensis, one genomic interval encodes:
- a CDS encoding DUF4349 domain-containing protein, producing MRKRVRWVAAAGIVLALAGCSANDSGGESAAMPMSADTKQAAPNQGPANKEATDSKAGSGKAPAPAGQPGITDRKLVRTASLELTAPNVADVISQVRVITQGAAGYTGQESTQEKRASVNVVVPSERLDGVLDQLGKLGKQVKREVTATDVTEQMVDVDSRLATQRASVERIRALLARATSVSEIASVESELTSREAELESLQKRRESLAGSVAMSTISLQVKAETVAAAEESRSGFLGGLADGWDAFLTFGGGLLTVLGAMAPFLLVFGVPAAALVWWLRKRRRPAEPAMATASDLPSAPPLD from the coding sequence ATGCGCAAGCGAGTGAGATGGGTCGCCGCCGCCGGCATCGTGCTGGCATTGGCGGGCTGCTCGGCGAATGATTCCGGCGGTGAATCCGCCGCGATGCCGATGTCGGCCGACACCAAGCAGGCGGCACCGAACCAAGGGCCGGCGAACAAGGAGGCCACCGACAGCAAGGCGGGTTCGGGCAAGGCCCCGGCGCCGGCGGGGCAGCCGGGGATCACCGACCGCAAGCTGGTGCGCACGGCGAGCCTGGAGCTCACCGCGCCGAACGTCGCCGACGTGATCTCGCAGGTGCGCGTCATCACCCAGGGCGCCGCCGGCTACACGGGGCAGGAGAGCACCCAGGAGAAGCGGGCGTCGGTCAACGTCGTCGTGCCCTCCGAGCGCCTCGACGGCGTGCTGGACCAGTTGGGGAAGCTCGGGAAGCAGGTCAAACGGGAAGTCACCGCGACGGACGTGACCGAGCAGATGGTCGACGTCGATTCGCGGCTGGCCACCCAACGGGCGAGCGTCGAGCGCATCCGCGCGCTGCTCGCGAGGGCGACGTCGGTCTCGGAGATCGCCTCGGTCGAGAGTGAGCTCACCAGCCGCGAGGCCGAGCTCGAGTCGCTCCAGAAGCGGCGCGAGAGCCTGGCCGGAAGTGTCGCCATGTCGACGATCTCCCTGCAGGTGAAGGCGGAGACCGTCGCGGCGGCGGAGGAATCCCGCAGCGGGTTCCTCGGCGGGCTGGCCGACGGCTGGGACGCGTTCCTGACCTTCGGCGGCGGCCTGCTGACCGTGCTCGGCGCGATGGCGCCGTTCCTGCTGGTCTTCGGTGTCCCCGCGGCCGCGCTGGTGTGGTGGCTGCGCAAGCGGCGCCGTCCGGCGGAGCCCGCGATGGCGACCGCCTCGGATCTGCCGTCCGCGCCTCCGCTGGACTGA
- a CDS encoding GH1 family beta-glucosidase: MTGDDELIGTLPPDFRWGVGSSAYQVEGAVAEDGRTPSIWDTYAQSPWSVDNGDTGEVACDHYHRMPADVALLKELGVDTYRFSVSWPRVQPRGRGGVNPAGIAFYDRLVDELLNNGIDPWLTLYHWDLPQHLEDAGGWPARDTAVRFADYAMLVFERLSDRVRHWTTLSEPWCTAMHGYVHGVMAPGRRDAKAGMAAAHHLLLGHGLAVRRMRELAPAGTKFGITLNLSTADPATSSEADRAAARFEDGLGTRFYLDALVHGRYPEDVLETLARQGIRLPSEPWDPSIIAAPLDFLGVDYYFGTRYSGVEENGDAVEHFGIPAFRKVPFGAPSTVLGWEILPHKLTELLVRIGRDYPGLPLYVTENGAAFADVPDETGFVRDDDRAEYLSAHIAATAAARQAGADVRGYFAWSFLDSFEWAYGYAKRLGLVRVDRETQARTIKQSGLAYRDIVERVRGGRR; this comes from the coding sequence ATGACGGGGGACGACGAGCTCATCGGCACCTTGCCGCCGGACTTCCGGTGGGGCGTCGGCAGCTCGGCTTACCAGGTCGAAGGCGCGGTCGCCGAAGACGGACGGACACCGTCCATTTGGGACACCTACGCCCAGTCCCCGTGGTCGGTCGACAACGGGGACACCGGTGAGGTCGCCTGCGATCACTACCATCGGATGCCCGCCGACGTCGCATTGCTCAAGGAACTCGGCGTCGACACCTACCGCTTCTCCGTTTCGTGGCCCCGTGTGCAGCCGCGCGGGCGCGGCGGCGTCAACCCGGCCGGGATCGCCTTCTACGACCGGCTGGTCGACGAACTGCTCAACAACGGCATCGACCCCTGGCTGACGCTGTACCACTGGGATCTGCCGCAGCACCTCGAAGACGCGGGCGGGTGGCCCGCGCGCGACACCGCCGTCCGGTTCGCCGACTACGCGATGCTCGTGTTCGAGCGGCTGAGCGACCGGGTCCGCCACTGGACCACGCTGAGCGAACCGTGGTGCACGGCCATGCACGGGTACGTCCATGGGGTGATGGCGCCCGGCCGCCGGGACGCGAAGGCGGGCATGGCGGCGGCGCATCACCTGCTGCTCGGCCACGGCCTCGCCGTGCGGCGGATGCGGGAACTCGCCCCGGCCGGGACGAAGTTCGGGATCACGCTCAACCTGAGCACCGCCGACCCGGCCACTTCGAGCGAGGCCGACCGGGCCGCCGCCCGCTTCGAGGACGGGCTCGGGACGAGGTTCTACCTCGACGCGCTCGTCCACGGCCGGTACCCCGAGGACGTGCTCGAGACCCTCGCGCGGCAGGGCATCCGCCTGCCGTCGGAGCCGTGGGATCCGTCGATCATCGCCGCACCGCTCGATTTCCTCGGTGTCGACTACTACTTCGGGACGCGGTACTCCGGGGTGGAGGAGAACGGGGACGCGGTGGAGCATTTCGGGATTCCCGCGTTCCGCAAGGTCCCGTTCGGGGCGCCGTCGACGGTGCTGGGCTGGGAGATCCTGCCGCACAAGCTCACCGAACTGCTCGTCCGGATCGGCCGTGACTATCCGGGTCTGCCGCTCTACGTCACCGAGAACGGTGCCGCGTTCGCCGACGTCCCCGACGAGACCGGCTTCGTCCGCGACGACGACCGCGCCGAGTACCTGTCCGCGCATATCGCCGCCACGGCCGCCGCGAGGCAGGCGGGCGCGGACGTCCGCGGCTATTTCGCCTGGTCCTTTTTGGACAGTTTCGAATGGGCGTACGGCTACGCGAAACGGCTCGGCTTGGTGCGGGTCGACCGCGAGACGCAGGCGCGGACGATCAAACAGAGCGGGCTGGCGTACCGCGACATCGTCGAGCGGGTGCGCGGCGGACGGCGGTAG
- a CDS encoding allophanate hydrolase subunit 1: MRVLPYGARAAMVDFDDPSEVLGLHASLEQDPPDGVVELVPAARTLLIRFDPGRTHHDRLAGDVLDRSTVDVEPREAAEIVVPVRYDGPDLADVAAAAGMSAEAVVRRHEDGTYVSAFCGFAPGFAYLTGLDPALHLPRRTSPRTRVPAGSVAIAGEYTAVYPNASPGGWQLIGRTTLPVWDVEREPPNLLAPGTRIRFTS; the protein is encoded by the coding sequence ATGCGAGTGCTGCCCTATGGGGCGCGTGCGGCCATGGTCGACTTCGACGATCCGTCGGAGGTGCTCGGGCTGCACGCGTCTCTGGAGCAGGACCCGCCGGACGGCGTCGTCGAGCTGGTCCCCGCCGCGCGGACCCTGCTCATCCGGTTCGACCCCGGCCGGACCCATCACGACCGGCTCGCCGGCGACGTCCTCGATCGGTCCACAGTGGACGTCGAACCGCGCGAGGCCGCCGAGATCGTCGTGCCGGTGCGCTACGACGGCCCGGACCTCGCCGACGTCGCGGCCGCCGCCGGCATGTCGGCGGAAGCGGTGGTCCGGCGGCACGAGGACGGGACGTACGTCTCGGCGTTCTGCGGCTTCGCTCCCGGATTCGCCTACCTGACCGGGCTCGACCCGGCGCTGCACCTGCCGCGCCGGACGAGCCCGCGGACGCGCGTCCCCGCCGGGTCGGTCGCGATCGCGGGCGAGTACACGGCGGTGTACCCGAACGCCTCCCCCGGCGGCTGGCAGCTGATCGGGCGGACCACGCTGCCGGTGTGGGACGTCGAGCGGGAGCCGCCGAACCTGCTGGCGCCCGGAACCAGGATCCGGTTCACTTCATGA
- a CDS encoding 5-oxoprolinase subunit PxpA, producing the protein MDLSRIDLNSDLGEGFGAWKMGDDDAMLDIVTSANVACGFHGGDPSVMRRVCERAAERGVVVGAHVAYRDLAGFGRRAMDVAPADLTDDVLYQIGALDAFARAAGSRVRYVKPHGALYNTAAVDPEQAAAVVEGIRRFHPGLALLCPPGSEMAKQAEKAGLPAYAEAFADRAYTPEGLLVSRKLPGAVLHDAEAVAERAVGMATTGKVVAADGTELALQPHSLCVHGDTPGAVELARRIRAGLDASGVHIGPFIEAA; encoded by the coding sequence ATGGATCTCAGCCGTATCGACCTCAACAGCGACCTGGGCGAGGGTTTCGGCGCCTGGAAGATGGGCGACGACGACGCCATGCTCGACATCGTCACCAGCGCGAACGTCGCCTGCGGCTTCCACGGCGGCGACCCGTCGGTGATGCGGCGCGTCTGCGAGCGCGCGGCGGAGCGCGGTGTCGTCGTCGGCGCCCACGTCGCCTACCGCGATCTCGCCGGATTCGGGCGGCGGGCGATGGACGTCGCCCCCGCCGACCTCACCGACGACGTGCTCTACCAGATCGGCGCGCTCGACGCGTTCGCCCGCGCGGCGGGCTCGCGAGTGCGGTACGTCAAACCGCACGGGGCGTTGTACAACACGGCCGCGGTGGATCCGGAGCAGGCGGCCGCGGTGGTCGAAGGGATCCGGCGGTTCCACCCCGGGCTCGCGCTGCTGTGCCCACCGGGATCGGAAATGGCCAAGCAGGCCGAAAAGGCCGGGCTCCCCGCGTACGCCGAGGCGTTCGCGGACCGCGCGTACACGCCCGAAGGCCTTCTGGTCTCCCGGAAACTGCCCGGCGCCGTCCTCCATGACGCCGAGGCGGTGGCCGAACGCGCGGTCGGGATGGCGACCACGGGCAAGGTCGTCGCCGCCGACGGGACCGAGCTGGCTCTTCAGCCGCATTCGCTGTGCGTACACGGCGACACGCCCGGCGCCGTCGAACTGGCGCGGCGGATCCGCGCGGGGCTCGACGCCTCCGGTGTCCACATCGGACCCTTCATCGAGGCCGCCTGA
- a CDS encoding GntR family transcriptional regulator — protein MISRTSTAERVAGVLRTRIAEGFFLPGVRLSEQDIGSALGVSRNTLREAFRLLTHERLLTHELNRGVFVRVLPVEDVVDLYKVRKVVECSAVRAVTEKPPTFGKLARLVEDGRVAERSERWQDLGTANIRFHSAIAELSGSERIDELMRGILAELRLVFHMMADPRRFHEPYLKRNAEILERIEAGDGLGAEKLLAQYLTDAENQLVEAYAERSP, from the coding sequence ATGATCAGCCGCACCAGCACGGCCGAAAGGGTCGCGGGCGTCCTCCGGACGCGTATCGCGGAAGGCTTCTTCCTGCCCGGCGTCCGGCTGTCGGAGCAGGACATCGGCTCGGCGCTCGGCGTCTCCCGCAACACACTGCGCGAGGCGTTCCGGCTGCTCACGCACGAACGCCTGCTGACCCACGAGCTCAACCGCGGTGTCTTCGTGCGGGTGCTGCCGGTCGAGGACGTCGTCGACCTCTACAAGGTCCGCAAGGTCGTCGAGTGTTCCGCGGTGCGGGCGGTGACGGAGAAGCCACCGACGTTCGGGAAGCTCGCGCGCCTGGTCGAGGACGGCAGGGTCGCCGAGCGGAGTGAGCGCTGGCAGGACCTCGGCACCGCGAACATCCGGTTCCATTCGGCGATCGCCGAGCTGAGCGGCAGCGAACGGATCGACGAGCTGATGCGCGGCATCCTCGCCGAGCTGCGGCTGGTGTTCCACATGATGGCCGACCCGCGGCGCTTCCATGAGCCGTATCTCAAGCGCAACGCGGAGATCCTCGAGCGCATCGAGGCAGGCGACGGCCTTGGCGCCGAAAAGCTCCTCGCGCAGTACCTCACCGACGCCGAAAACCAGCTCGTCGAGGCCTACGCCGAACGCTCCCCCTGA
- a CDS encoding YbjN domain-containing protein, with protein sequence MTLDETLRSSLDNAGLEYERRGEGKYFVTLPGTKKLQTNCWLVAGDHAFAVEAFVCRRPDESHEDVYRFLLRRNAKLYGVHYTVDAMGDIYLVGRFGLDTVTESELDKILGQVLEAADGDFNTLLELGFAESIKREWDWRVSRGESLANLQAFKHLVEPSNGHEPGALTDS encoded by the coding sequence TTGACGCTCGACGAGACCTTGCGGTCCTCTTTGGACAATGCGGGCCTGGAATACGAAAGGCGTGGCGAGGGAAAGTACTTCGTCACGTTGCCCGGTACCAAGAAGTTGCAGACCAACTGCTGGCTGGTCGCCGGGGATCACGCCTTCGCCGTCGAAGCCTTCGTCTGCCGCCGTCCCGATGAGTCCCATGAGGACGTTTACCGGTTTCTGTTGCGCCGCAACGCGAAGCTGTACGGCGTGCACTACACCGTGGACGCGATGGGCGACATCTACCTGGTCGGCCGGTTCGGCCTGGACACGGTCACCGAGTCCGAGTTGGACAAGATCCTCGGGCAGGTGCTGGAAGCCGCCGACGGCGATTTCAACACGTTGCTGGAGCTCGGATTCGCGGAATCGATCAAACGCGAGTGGGATTGGCGCGTTTCCCGCGGCGAATCGCTGGCGAACCTGCAGGCGTTCAAACATCTCGTCGAGCCTTCGAACGGACACGAACCCGGGGCCTTGACCGACTCGTGA
- a CDS encoding MFS transporter yields the protein MNATATTEDTRPFAWFRTLGSRGRRAFVGAFGGYGLDSFDYQTLPLGLAAITAYYGLSGGEAGLLGTTTLVVSAIGGIGAGILADRIGRVRTLQITIAMYTIFTVLCGFAPNFETLLVFRALQGLGFGGEWAAGAALVAEYSQAKYRGRTVAFVQSAWAVGWALSVVVYTVVFSLFSPDIAWRVMFWTGVIPALLVLWVRRNVQDAPVAEAARATKRERGSLAGIFKPDLLRTTFFAALLATGVQGGYYTLATWLPSYLKTTRGLTVIGTGGYLAFLISGAFIGYVTGGYLTDLLGRKKTFLLFSVLSAGLIVAYTQIPAGANTLVLFLGFPLGFSMSAIFSGFGAFLAELYPSALRGTGQGFTYNLGRAIGATFPAVVGFLGAGGAMVFGAVGYGIAVLALLGLPETRGRELL from the coding sequence ATGAACGCGACAGCCACTACCGAAGACACACGCCCCTTCGCCTGGTTCCGCACGCTCGGTTCGCGAGGCCGCCGGGCCTTCGTCGGCGCGTTCGGCGGATACGGGCTCGATTCGTTCGACTACCAGACCCTGCCGCTGGGCCTGGCCGCGATCACCGCCTACTACGGCCTCTCGGGCGGTGAGGCGGGCCTGCTCGGCACCACGACGCTGGTGGTTTCGGCGATCGGCGGGATCGGCGCGGGCATCCTGGCCGACCGCATCGGCCGGGTCCGCACTCTCCAGATCACCATCGCGATGTACACCATCTTCACCGTGCTCTGCGGGTTCGCGCCGAACTTCGAGACACTGCTGGTGTTCCGCGCCCTGCAAGGCCTGGGCTTCGGTGGCGAATGGGCCGCCGGCGCCGCACTGGTGGCGGAGTACTCGCAGGCGAAGTACCGCGGCCGCACGGTCGCCTTCGTGCAAAGCGCGTGGGCCGTCGGCTGGGCGCTCTCGGTCGTCGTCTACACCGTCGTCTTCAGCCTCTTCAGCCCGGACATCGCCTGGCGCGTGATGTTCTGGACCGGCGTCATCCCCGCGCTGCTGGTGCTGTGGGTCCGCCGCAACGTCCAGGACGCGCCCGTCGCCGAAGCGGCCCGCGCCACGAAGAGGGAACGCGGTTCGCTGGCGGGCATCTTCAAGCCGGACCTGCTGCGCACGACGTTCTTCGCCGCGCTTCTCGCCACCGGTGTCCAGGGCGGCTACTACACGCTGGCGACCTGGCTGCCGAGCTACCTCAAGACCACCCGCGGCCTCACCGTCATCGGGACCGGCGGCTATCTCGCGTTCCTGATCTCCGGTGCCTTCATCGGGTACGTCACCGGTGGCTATCTGACGGATCTCTTGGGCCGCAAGAAGACCTTCCTGCTGTTCTCGGTGCTGTCGGCGGGTCTCATCGTCGCCTACACGCAGATCCCGGCGGGCGCGAACACGCTCGTGCTGTTCCTCGGTTTCCCGCTCGGGTTCTCGATGTCCGCGATCTTCAGCGGATTCGGCGCGTTCCTCGCCGAGCTGTACCCGTCGGCGCTGCGCGGGACCGGGCAGGGCTTCACCTACAACCTCGGCCGGGCCATCGGCGCCACGTTCCCCGCCGTGGTCGGCTTCCTCGGCGCGGGCGGCGCGATGGTGTTCGGCGCGGTCGGCTACGGCATCGCCGTGCTGGCGCTGCTCGGCCTGCCCGAGACTCGCGGCCGCGAACTTCTGTGA
- a CDS encoding family 16 glycosylhydrolase, translating to MSISARFRWAALLAAGVLLGSLPATAQAPAAEAAVMAATFTDDFNGPAGAGIDTSKWHFETGDNVNNHERQWYTSGTNNAALDGQGNLVITAKKENPGNYNCWYGRCEYTSARLSTQGQFTQTYGRFEARMKLPRGQGMWPAFWMLGADIGNVGWPNSGEIDIMENVGFEPNTVHGTLHGPGYSGAGGIGAAYNGPNFSDDFHTYAVDWAPNQIKWYVDGNLYQTRTPADLNGNRWVFDHPFYLILNLAVGGYWPGDPNSSTVFPQRLVVDYVHVNSSDTAGRTGRITGIGGKCVDVAGANTANGTPIQITDCNGNAAQNWTIGGDGTIRALGKCMDVSGGGTTDGTAVQLWDCNGSGAQKWAVSGARDIVNPQANKCLDATGNSSANGTRLQIWTCGGGANQKWVTP from the coding sequence ATGTCCATCTCAGCTCGGTTCCGCTGGGCGGCGCTCCTCGCCGCCGGTGTCCTGCTCGGTTCACTCCCGGCCACAGCCCAGGCTCCGGCCGCCGAGGCCGCGGTCATGGCCGCGACCTTCACCGACGACTTCAACGGCCCCGCCGGCGCGGGTATCGACACCTCGAAGTGGCATTTCGAGACCGGTGACAACGTCAACAACCACGAGCGGCAGTGGTACACGTCCGGGACGAACAACGCCGCGCTCGACGGCCAGGGCAATCTCGTCATCACCGCGAAAAAGGAGAATCCGGGCAACTACAACTGCTGGTACGGGCGCTGCGAGTACACCTCGGCGCGGCTGTCCACGCAGGGCCAGTTCACCCAGACCTACGGCCGGTTCGAAGCGCGGATGAAACTGCCGCGCGGGCAGGGGATGTGGCCCGCGTTCTGGATGCTCGGCGCCGACATCGGCAACGTCGGCTGGCCCAACAGCGGCGAGATCGACATCATGGAGAACGTCGGCTTCGAGCCGAACACGGTGCACGGCACCCTCCACGGCCCCGGTTACTCCGGCGCGGGCGGCATCGGCGCGGCCTACAACGGCCCGAACTTCTCCGACGACTTCCACACCTACGCCGTCGACTGGGCACCGAACCAGATCAAGTGGTACGTGGACGGGAACCTCTATCAGACCCGCACCCCCGCCGACCTCAACGGCAACCGCTGGGTCTTCGACCATCCCTTCTACCTGATCCTGAACCTCGCCGTCGGCGGCTACTGGCCTGGTGACCCGAACTCCAGCACGGTGTTCCCGCAGCGTCTCGTCGTCGACTACGTGCACGTCAATTCCAGCGACACGGCCGGGCGCACCGGCCGGATCACCGGTATCGGCGGGAAATGCGTCGACGTCGCGGGCGCGAACACCGCCAACGGAACCCCGATCCAGATCACCGACTGCAACGGGAACGCCGCGCAGAACTGGACCATCGGCGGCGACGGCACGATCCGCGCGCTCGGCAAGTGCATGGACGTCTCCGGCGGCGGGACCACGGACGGCACGGCCGTGCAACTGTGGGACTGCAACGGATCCGGCGCGCAGAAATGGGCGGTCAGCGGCGCGCGCGACATCGTGAACCCGCAGGCGAACAAGTGTCTCGACGCCACCGGGAACAGCTCCGCGAACGGGACGCGACTCCAGATCTGGACCTGCGGAGGCGGCGCGAACCAGAAGTGGGTCACCCCCTGA
- a CDS encoding biotin-dependent carboxyltransferase family protein has product MTAKIEVVRPGVFATVQDLGRPGLAAIGVGRSGAADRGSLRLANRLVGNPESHAALECVLGGLVLRFPAPATIAVTGAPCSITVGGRAFGSDSPIPVGPGDELVLGMASHGLRCYVAVRGGIDVPPVLGARATDTLGGLGPPVLSSGMTLPVGQEVQAHPGVDLAPRAPLPDVPVLRVGAGPRVSWFTPAALSTLVSSGYVATSDVDRVGVRLGGPALSRARSGELPPEAAVPGALQVPPSGQPILFLADHPVTGGYPVIAVVEEADLDLAAQVRPGQRVRFRLS; this is encoded by the coding sequence ATGACCGCGAAGATCGAAGTGGTCCGGCCCGGGGTTTTCGCCACCGTGCAGGATCTCGGGCGGCCCGGCCTGGCCGCGATCGGCGTCGGCCGGTCCGGCGCCGCCGACCGCGGTTCGCTGCGGCTGGCGAACCGGCTGGTCGGCAACCCCGAGAGCCACGCGGCCCTGGAGTGCGTTCTGGGCGGTCTCGTCCTGCGGTTCCCGGCTCCGGCGACCATCGCCGTCACCGGCGCGCCCTGCTCGATCACCGTCGGCGGACGGGCTTTCGGCTCGGACTCGCCGATCCCGGTCGGCCCCGGCGACGAACTCGTGCTCGGCATGGCTTCTCACGGTTTGCGTTGCTATGTCGCGGTGCGTGGCGGCATCGACGTCCCTCCCGTGCTGGGCGCGCGGGCGACCGACACCCTGGGCGGACTCGGCCCGCCCGTGCTTTCGTCGGGGATGACCTTGCCGGTGGGCCAGGAGGTACAGGCCCATCCCGGGGTGGATCTCGCCCCTCGCGCTCCCTTGCCCGACGTCCCGGTTCTGCGGGTCGGCGCCGGTCCTCGGGTTTCCTGGTTCACCCCCGCCGCACTGTCCACTTTGGTCTCTTCCGGTTACGTCGCCACGTCCGACGTCGATCGGGTGGGCGTACGACTCGGGGGTCCCGCGCTGTCGCGGGCGCGAAGTGGCGAGCTGCCGCCCGAGGCGGCTGTGCCGGGCGCGTTGCAGGTCCCTCCTTCGGGGCAGCCGATCCTGTTCCTGGCCGACCATCCGGTGACCGGGGGCTACCCGGTGATCGCGGTGGTGGAGGAAGCGGATCTGGATCTGGCCGCGCAGGTACGGCCGGGGCAGCGGGTGCGGTTCCGGCTCTCGTGA
- a CDS encoding putative hydro-lyase codes for MTTFDEPAMLSPGEARALFRAGTARPTTGWANGFTQTNLIAVPEDWAYDVLLFCQRNPQPCPVLDVSDPGDPSTRLAPGADLRTDLPRYRVWQNGALSGELTDASGLWRSDMVAFSIGCSFTFESALAAEGIPLRHIDQGRNVAMYVTNRECVPAGRLHGPMVVSMRQIPGDRVDDAVRITRGMPAVHGAPVHIGDPAALGIADLGKPDFGDPVDAEPGDVPVFWACGVTPQAALMASRPPFAITHAPGHMFVTDKLDSEFRVA; via the coding sequence ATGACCACCTTCGACGAACCGGCGATGTTGTCCCCCGGCGAGGCCCGCGCCCTGTTCCGCGCGGGCACGGCCCGCCCGACCACCGGCTGGGCGAACGGGTTCACCCAGACCAACCTGATCGCCGTCCCCGAGGACTGGGCCTACGACGTCCTGCTGTTCTGCCAGCGGAACCCGCAGCCCTGTCCGGTACTCGACGTCAGCGACCCCGGCGACCCGTCGACCCGGCTGGCGCCCGGCGCGGATCTGCGGACCGACCTGCCGCGGTACCGCGTCTGGCAGAACGGCGCGCTGTCCGGCGAGCTCACCGACGCGAGCGGGCTGTGGCGCAGCGACATGGTCGCGTTCTCGATCGGGTGCAGTTTCACCTTCGAATCGGCGCTGGCCGCGGAGGGCATCCCGTTGCGGCACATCGACCAGGGCCGCAACGTGGCGATGTACGTGACGAACCGCGAGTGCGTCCCGGCCGGGCGCCTGCACGGGCCGATGGTGGTCTCGATGCGGCAGATCCCCGGAGACCGTGTGGACGACGCCGTGCGCATCACCCGCGGGATGCCCGCCGTGCACGGTGCGCCGGTGCACATCGGCGACCCGGCCGCGCTCGGCATCGCCGATCTCGGCAAGCCCGACTTCGGCGACCCGGTCGACGCGGAACCCGGTGACGTGCCGGTGTTCTGGGCGTGCGGTGTGACCCCGCAGGCGGCGCTGATGGCCTCGCGGCCGCCGTTCGCGATCACGCACGCGCCGGGCCACATGTTCGTGACCGACAAGCTCGACAGTGAGTTCAGGGTGGCCTGA
- a CDS encoding ROK family protein, translated as MGIRMPAKRTTVRDLRRHNRSLLLSKLYFDGPLSRHELSGLTGLSAATVSNVTAELGEERLITEAGLVESDGGRPRVLLRVDPAYGHVAGVDIGETGVKVELFDLTMNRLASVEHPLASPRPDAAAAVTQVASGLREVITESGVDEATVLGVGVGVPGTVEQGEALRVHAPTIGWKEVPLTDLLRAEGVELPLFVDNGAKTQGQGEMWFGAGRGARHAVIALIGSGVGAAVVTDGTTYRGSTSSAGEWGHTTIVYGGQECRCGSRGCLESYVGAEGVLARYRKARGGKASDEDEQTQFAALLESAGRSKVAAKVLEETAGYLGAGIGDLINLFNPERIVLGGWAGLALGERYLPEIRRVAGEHALAHVFDQTEIELGQLGPDAVAIGAATLPVAALLEQGADPRTAGSKRGTAA; from the coding sequence ATGGGTATCCGCATGCCTGCCAAGCGCACCACCGTCCGTGACCTGCGGCGGCACAACCGTTCCCTCCTGTTGTCGAAACTCTACTTCGACGGCCCGCTCAGCCGCCACGAATTGAGCGGTCTGACCGGGTTGAGCGCCGCGACCGTCAGCAACGTGACCGCCGAACTCGGCGAAGAACGGCTCATCACCGAGGCCGGGCTGGTCGAGTCCGACGGCGGCAGGCCGCGCGTCCTGCTCCGCGTCGACCCGGCGTACGGACATGTCGCGGGCGTCGACATCGGCGAGACCGGCGTGAAGGTCGAACTGTTCGACCTCACCATGAACCGGCTAGCCAGCGTCGAGCATCCCCTCGCCTCGCCCCGGCCGGACGCGGCCGCGGCGGTCACCCAGGTGGCGTCCGGGCTCCGGGAGGTGATCACGGAATCGGGGGTCGACGAAGCGACCGTGCTCGGTGTCGGAGTCGGCGTCCCGGGCACCGTCGAGCAGGGCGAGGCGTTGCGCGTGCACGCGCCCACCATCGGCTGGAAGGAGGTCCCGCTCACCGACCTCCTGCGCGCGGAGGGCGTCGAGCTGCCGCTGTTCGTGGACAACGGCGCGAAAACCCAGGGACAGGGCGAAATGTGGTTCGGCGCCGGCCGCGGCGCGCGACACGCGGTGATCGCCCTGATCGGGTCCGGCGTCGGCGCGGCCGTGGTCACCGACGGCACCACCTACCGGGGCTCCACCAGCAGCGCGGGCGAATGGGGCCACACGACGATCGTCTACGGCGGGCAGGAATGCCGCTGCGGATCGCGCGGCTGCCTGGAGTCCTACGTCGGCGCGGAGGGCGTCCTCGCCCGCTATCGCAAGGCGCGCGGCGGAAAGGCGTCGGACGAGGACGAGCAGACGCAGTTCGCCGCCCTGCTGGAGTCGGCGGGCAGGTCCAAGGTCGCGGCCAAGGTACTGGAAGAGACCGCGGGCTATCTCGGCGCCGGGATCGGCGACCTGATCAACCTGTTCAACCCGGAGCGGATCGTGCTGGGCGGCTGGGCGGGGCTGGCGCTCGGCGAGCGGTACCTGCCCGAGATCCGGCGCGTGGCGGGCGAGCACGCGCTGGCGCACGTGTTCGACCAGACCGAGATCGAGCTCGGGCAACTCGGCCCGGACGCCGTCGCCATAGGAGCCGCCACCCTCCCGGTCGCCGCCCTCCTGGAGCAGGGCGCGGACCCGCGCACGGCCGGGTCGAAGCGCGGCACGGCCGCCTGA